From the genome of Opitutaceae bacterium, one region includes:
- a CDS encoding LysR family transcriptional regulator, whose protein sequence is MELHQLRYLLAVAETGNFTRAAERAHVTQPSLSQQIINLEKELGHKLFHRLGRKAVPTEAGIAFLARAKRVLLELDDATRELSDTPDLERHIFVGGIPTVVPYLFPQLIDECRQKFPHLVIHTRENFRNQLVRSVLEGELDLALVSQPVKDSRLSIEPVFTEPLLLVIGRDHPLASQATVTAKDLADQTFVLLGESSSVAMQIQRFCGDHDFEPRIGHRCAQISTVKTLVATGLGISILPKVCRSREDNAALVYKRLSGREPEREVALIRHLQRYQSRGAEQFLGVLKESLLKQA, encoded by the coding sequence ATGGAACTTCATCAACTGCGTTATCTGCTAGCTGTAGCCGAGACGGGAAACTTTACCCGGGCAGCGGAGCGTGCGCATGTTACACAGCCCTCACTAAGCCAACAGATCATCAACTTGGAAAAGGAGTTAGGTCACAAACTTTTCCATCGTCTTGGGCGAAAAGCGGTGCCGACTGAGGCAGGGATCGCATTTCTGGCTCGCGCCAAACGGGTGCTTCTTGAACTCGACGACGCCACACGGGAACTCAGCGACACACCAGATCTCGAGCGACACATTTTTGTTGGAGGCATCCCTACAGTCGTTCCGTACCTGTTTCCGCAATTAATTGACGAGTGCCGCCAAAAATTTCCTCACCTCGTCATCCACACACGCGAAAACTTTCGCAATCAACTGGTGAGATCCGTTCTTGAGGGTGAGCTTGATCTGGCACTCGTTTCGCAGCCGGTGAAAGATTCGCGGCTTTCGATTGAACCAGTTTTCACCGAACCCCTGCTGCTGGTCATCGGGCGGGACCATCCGCTGGCATCACAGGCAACCGTGACTGCGAAGGACCTCGCGGATCAGACTTTCGTCCTTCTGGGAGAATCGAGCAGCGTGGCCATGCAAATTCAGCGCTTTTGTGGCGACCACGACTTTGAACCCAGGATCGGGCATCGCTGCGCACAGATCTCAACGGTGAAAACGCTTGTTGCGACCGGTCTGGGCATCTCGATCCTGCCTAAAGTGTGCCGCTCAAGGGAAGATAATGCCGCGCTCGTCTACAAGCGCCTGAGCGGTCGCGAGCCCGAGCGTGAAGTGGCCCTGATCCGGCACCTCCAGCGCTATCAAAGCCGCGGCGCGGAACAGTTTCTCGGAGTGCTGAAGGAATCTCTTCTGAAACAAGCTTGA